In Thalassophryne amazonica chromosome 4, fThaAma1.1, whole genome shotgun sequence, a genomic segment contains:
- the LOC117509575 gene encoding sodium channel subunit beta-3-like: MITQSRFQLQTLLLLALIVHPGQPVCVDVPSSEADVVLGMAMKLTCISCMQREEVIAMTHVDWYYLPQKDSNKTQDRILIFQYKNEKTLELEGPWQGRLLWNGSRDLQDVSITILNVTYNDSGTYECQVNRKFKFEYYSPSVTKTKVIKLNVKEKGEANSSFYVIPPWFCVRIGETGDEGKTFYFSPNF, from the exons TTCATCCGGGTCAGCCAGTGTGTGTAGATGTCCCGTCATCGGAGGCGGACGTGGTCTTGGGAATGGCCATGAAGCTGACCTGCATCTCATGCATGCAGAGGGAGGAGGTCATAGCAatgacacatgtggactggtactACCTGCCCCAGAAAGACTCAAACAAAACTCAGGATCGTATACTT ATTTTCCAGTATAAGAATGAAAAGACGCTGGAGCTGGAGGGGCCGTGGCAGGGCCGTCTGCTGTGGAACGGGAGCCGGGACTTACAGGACGTCTCTATTACAATCCTGAACGTCACGTATAACGACAGCGGTACCTATGAGTGCCAAGTGAATCGCAAGTTTAAATTTGAATACtacagtccctctgtcaccaagaCCAAGGTAATCAAGTTGAACGTGAAAGAGAAAGGTGAGGCTAACAGTTCATTCTATGTCATTCCACCCTGGTTTTGTGTTAGGATAGGGGAGACTGGGGATGAAGGCAAAACATTTTATTTCAGCCCCAACTTTTGA